The following proteins come from a genomic window of Lycium ferocissimum isolate CSIRO_LF1 chromosome 4, AGI_CSIRO_Lferr_CH_V1, whole genome shotgun sequence:
- the LOC132054598 gene encoding VQ motif-containing protein 20, giving the protein MNQAQFYDHAKADQAVISNNNNNVCSPLKINKASHFIKKSSSNSLSSSSSSSSLYNGVAATTPTTIPHQQPRHPVIIYTHSPKVIHTHPRDFMALVQKLTGFSPEDDHSSPSHPPRPIPQHPKSEPINEEEDLTCDPESCLGDILRSDQENIYHNNITNNINNKCEILANDDNESTSVVTDESNGSFSVGDNSSASCYVPPPPIFDLATINDNKDINSGISNYNYNNNLSDPPGFFDSNLAPFDPSPITNSPDLFFSDQQFCNYTDSLFFMPSMRNSFSSSSSESIKELPDF; this is encoded by the coding sequence ATGAACCAGGCACAATTTTATGATCATGCAAAGGCTGATCAAGCCGTcatcagcaacaacaataataacgtTTGTTCTCCTTTGAAGATCAATAAGGCATCTCATTTCATCAAGAAATCATCATCAAATTCATtatcatcttcttcctcttcgtCCTCCCTGTATAACGGGGTAGCGGCCACCACCCCTACCACCATCCCACATCAGCAGCCACGTCATCCGGTCATCATCTACACTCATTCTCCAAAAGTCATCCACACACATCCACGCGACTTCATGGCATTGGTCCAAAAACTCACCGGCTTTTCTCCTGAGGATGACCACTCATCGCCTTCTCATCCTCCTCGACCGATACCTCAACATCCCAAATCCGAGCCAATAAACGAGGAGGAGGACCTCACATGTGatcctgaaagctgtcttggagATATCCTCCGATCTGatcaagaaaatatttatcataacaatattacaaataatattaataataaatgtGAGATTTTGGCAAATGATGACAATGAGTCCACTTCGGTTGTCACGGATGAAAGTAACGGTAGCTTCAGTGTAGGAGATAATTCGTCAGCTTCTTGTTATGTTCCGCCTCCTCCAATTTTTGACCTAGCTACTATTAATGATAATAAAGATATAAATAGTGGTATTAGTAATTATAATTACAATAATAATCTTAGTGATCCTCCAGGTTTCTTTGATAGTAATCTAGCACCTTTTGATCCTAGTCCAATTACTAATTCTCCAGATTTGTTTTTCTCAGATCAGCAATTTTGTAACTACACggattctttattttttatgccTAGTATGAGAAactccttttcttcttcctcatcaGAAAGTATTAAGGAGCTTCCAGATTTTTGA
- the LOC132054599 gene encoding NAC domain-containing protein 20-like, translating to MVSASVLPSLEEISSNIMDQENLPPGFRFHPTDEELITYYLSNKVSDFTFTSRAIADVDLNKSEPWDLPAKASMGEKEWYFFSLKDRKYPTGLRTNRATEAGYWKTTGKDKEIYRGGSVLVGMKKTLVFYRGRAPKGEKTNWVMHEYRLETKLGFKPSKEEWVVCRVFHKNSTAKKPQPTSSSQQSDQESPNCDTYTLANEFGNNIDLPSFNGANIPLQNYTNHENMNIMNLTSTSTLPLLPAAWSSNLLSSNNLPSVNSLLLRALQYRGNYNHQPSDNQATITSTGYPFNIQSQGTISHFGIDFNPLEGPSSSVVLDPLQQQQPQEQSYKLDSNIWE from the exons ATGGTCTCTGCATCCGTACTTCCCTCTCTTGAAGAAATATCTAGCAATATAATGGATCAGGAAAATCTACCTCCAGGGTTCAGGTTCCATCCAACTGATGAAGAATTAATCACATATTATCTAAGTAACAAGGTTTCTGATTTCACCTTCACTTCTAGAGCCATTGCTGATGTTGATCTCAACAAATCTGAGCCTTGGGATCTCCCAG CGAAAGCGTCAATGGGAGAAAAGGAATGGTATTTCTTCAGCCTTAAAGATCGCAAGTATCCAACAGGCCTTCGCACTAACCGAGCTACAGAAGCAGGCTACTGGAAAACAACAGGCAAGGATAAGGAGATTTATCGTGGTGGATCAGTCCTAGTTGGGATGAAGAAAACTTTGGTTTTCTACAGAGGGAGAGCTCCTAAGGGTGAAAAAACCAATTGGGTTATGCATGAGTATAGGCTAGAAACCAAGCTTGGTTTCAAACCTTCTAAG GAGGAATGGGTAGTTTGTAGGGTGTTCCACAAAAACTCAACTGCGAAGAAACCACAACCAACATCATCATCCCAACAATCTGATCAAGAGTCTCCTAATTGTGACACTTACACATTAGCAAATGAGTTTGGGAATAATATTGACCTACCAAGTTTCAACGGCGCCAATATTCCTTTACAGAATTACACCAATCATGAGaacatgaatatcatgaacttgACAAGCACTAGTACTCTTCCATTACTACCTGCAGCTTGGTCTTCTAACCTGCTAAGCTCAAATAATCTTCCATCAGTGAATTCTTTGCTCCTTAGGGCATTACAATATAGGGGTAATTATAATCATCAGCCAAGTGATAATCAAGCTACAATTACTAGTACCGGTTACCCGTTTAACATTCAATCACAAGGTACTATTTCTCATTTTGGGATTGATTTTAACCCCTTGGAGGGGCCTTCTTCCTCTGTTGTACTAGATCCTCTTCAGCAACAACAGCCACAGGAGCAATCATACAAATTGGACTCAAATATTTGGGAGTAA
- the LOC132052329 gene encoding small ribosomal subunit protein eS7-like — MYTSRQKIHKDKDAEPTEFEESVAQAFFDLENTNQELKSELKDLYINSAAQIDVSGNRKAVVIHVPYRLRKAFRKVHVRLVRELEKKFSGKDVIFIATRRIVRPPKRGSAATRPRSRTLTSVHDAILEDLVVPAEIVGKRTRYRVDGSKIMKVYLDPKERNNTEYKLETFSAVYRKLSGKDVVFEYPINEH, encoded by the exons ATGTACACGTCAAGGCAAAAGATTCACAAAGATAAAGATGCTGAACCTACTGAGTTTGAGGAGTCTGTTGCACAG GCTTTCTTTGATTTGGAGAACACCAACCAAGAGCTCAAAAGTGAATTGAAGGACCTATACATCAATTCTGCAGC TCAAATTGATGTGTCAGGAAACAGGAAAGCTGTTGTTATCCATGTGCCCTACAGACTGAGGAAAGCTTTCCGCAAGGTTCATGTTCGCCTTGTTAGGGAGTTGGAGAAGAAATTCAGTGGCAAG GATGTAATTTTCATTGCCACCCGGAGGATAGTGAGACCTCCCAAGAGAGGTTCAGCTGCTACACGACCCCGCAGCAGAACTCTTACATCTGTTCATGATGCCATATTGGAGGACTTGGTTGTTCCTGCTGAGATTGTCGGGAAGCGTACTAGGTATCGTGTTGATGGCTCCAAGATAATGAAG GTGTACTTGGACCCCAAGGAACGAAACAACACTGAGTACAAGTTGGAGACGTTTTCAGCAGTTTACAGAAAGCTTTCAGGCAAAGATGTTGTGTTTGAGTACCCCATCAATGAGCATTAA
- the LOC132052328 gene encoding protein NPG1 yields the protein MSGSESGELGQADVDLSVRQICANGISMQTNVVEAKLDEGNIQEAESALREGLSLNFEEARALLGRLEYQRGNVEGALRVFDGIDLQAAIHRMQPSVTEKQPSKKGRTRSIESVPGISQHAAGLVLEAIYLKAKSLQKLGRLTEAARECLSVLDAVEKIFDNGIPDVLVENKLQETVSHAVELLPELWKQAGCYSEAMSAYRRALLSQWNLDNDCCARIQKAFAVFLLYSGVEVCPPSLAVQIDGSYVPRNNLEEAILLLMILMRKVYLGKIKWDPSVLEHLTFALSVCSQTSVLAKQLEEVMPGVLNRIDRWRSLALCYSAAGQNKTALSLLRKSLHKHEEPDDVLSLLLAAKICSEDVFLAAEGVKYAQRAITNSQGGSNEHLKGVGLRMLGLCLGKQAKVATSDFERTRLQSEALKSLDGAMALEHENSDLMFELGVQYAQHRNLETALQYARKYVDATAGSTLRGWRLLALVLSAQQRYSEAEVVTDAAFDETAKWDQGPLLRMKAKLKKSQSRYSDAVEPYCHLLSLVQAQRKSYGPFRNAPQVEEDKVKEYEVWHGLANLYSTLSQFKDAETCLEKARDLIEYSADTLHAEGMMFERQGKNDKALAAYVNALLVDPNHVQCKILLGALMAKMGSNMLSLARALLSDALKIEPTNRVAWYHLGLVHRDDGRVADAADCFQAASMLEESDPIESFSSVI from the exons ATGTCTGGAAGCGAATCAGGAGAATTAGGACAGGCTGATGTGGACCTATCAGTCAGGCAAATTTGTGCAAATGGGATTTCCATGCAAACAAATGTTGTTGAAGCAAAGCTTGATGAGGGAAACATTCAAGAGGCTGAATCTGCATTGCGTGAAGGTTTGTCCCTCAATTTTGAG GAAGCGCGAGCTCTTCTTGGAAGATTGGAATATCAAAGAGGAAATGTGGAAGGTGCTCTTAGGGTGTTTGATGGTATTGATCTCCAAGCAGCCATACATAGGATGCAGCCTTCTGTTACTGAGAAACAACCTTCTAAAAAGGGCCGCACTCGAAGCATTGAGTCTGTGCCAGGCATCTCACAGCATGCTGCTGGTCTGGTCCTTGAGGCCATATATTTGAAAGCCAAGTCCCTGCAAAAGCTTGGGAGACTGACTG AGGCTGCTCGTGAGTGTCTAAGTGTGCTTGATGCTGTAGAGAAGATATTTGATAATGGGATACCTGATGTATTGGTGGAGAATAAGCTGCAAGAGACTGTGAGCCATGCTGTTGAGCTCCTTCCAGAGCTATGGAAGCAAGCTGGTTGTTATTCAGAAGCAATGTCTGCCTATCGCCGTGCCCTCTTAAGCCAATGGAATCTTGATAATGACTGCTGTGCAAGGATTCAAAAAGCTTTTGCTGTGTTTCTGCTTTATAGTGGGGTTGAGGTTTGCCCACCAAGCTTAGCTGTGCAAATTGACGGTTCTTATGTACCTAGGAACAATTTGGAAGAAGCAATACTTCTGTTAATGAttctaatgagaaaagtttaCCTTGGTAAGATCAAATGGGACCCTTCAGTTTTAGAGCACCTTACATTTGCTCTGTCTGTATGCAGTCAGACCTCTGTGTTAGCTAAGCAACTTGAAGAGGTAATGCCAGGGGTACTCAACCGGATTGACCGTTGGCGATCTTTAGCACTTTGTTATAGTGCGGCTGGACAGAACAAAACTGCCTTGAGTCTGCTGCGCAAGTCTCTTCATAAGCATGAAGAGCCAGATGACGTTCTCTCGTTGTTGTTGGCTGCTAAAATTTGCTCTGAGGATGTCTTTCTTGCTGCTGAGGGAGTGAAGTATGCACAGAGGGCAATAACTAATTCACAGGGTGGTTCAAATGAACACTTGAAAGGTGTTGGTCTCCGCATGTTAGGTCTTTGTTTGGGGAAGCAGGCCAAAGTTGCAACCTCTGACTTTGAGAGAACTCGTCTTCAATCTGAGGCCTTAAAATCTTTAGATGGTGCAATGGCTTTAGAGCATGAAAATTCAGATTTGATGTTTGAGTTAGGGGTTCAATATGCACAGCACCGTAATCTGGAGACAGCTTTGCAATATGCGAGAAAGTATGTCGATGCAACGGCAGGATCTACTCTAAGAGGTTGGAGACTGCTTGCTTTAGTTCTTTCTGCTCAACAACGCTATTCAGAGGCTGAAGTAGTTACTGATGCGGCTTTCGATGAGACTGCAAAGTGGGATCAAGGACCTCTGCTAAGGATGAAAGCTAAGCTAAAAAAATCCCAGTCACGGTACAGCGATGCTGTTGAACCTTATTGTCATCTCCTTTCATTGGTTCAAGCCCAAAGAAAATCTTATGGACCATTCAGAAATGCACCTCAG GTGgaagaagataaagtaaagGAATATGAAGTTTGGCATGGACTGGCAAACTTGTACTCTACCCTTTCACAGTTTAAGGATGCAGAGACATGTTTGGAGAAAGCAAGAGATCTAATCGAATATTCAGCAGACACTTTGCATGCAGAAG GAATGATGTTTGAAAGACAAGGAAAAAATGACAAAGCCTTGGCTGCTTATGTTAATGCTCTATTAGTAGATCCGAATCATGTGCAGTGTAAGATCTTGCTTGGTGCTTTAATGGCTAAAATGGGCTCGAATATGTTGTCATTGGCAAGAGCATTACTCTCAGATGCATTGAAGATCGAACCTACCAATCGTGTAGCTTGGTACCACTTGGGATTGGTTCATAGAGACGATGGTCGGGTAGCTGATGCTGCTGATTGTTTCCAGGCAGCTTCCATGCTTGAAGAGTCTGATCCCATCGAAAGCTTTAGTTCCGTCATTTGA